Proteins from one Scylla paramamosain isolate STU-SP2022 chromosome 3, ASM3559412v1, whole genome shotgun sequence genomic window:
- the LOC135092249 gene encoding Bardet-Biedl syndrome 4 protein-like isoform X2 codes for MAEAPSSPMNPVAETPESHVNGMTTTLPPGSAIKTKTRPRKAPELQTVERRNWLIHLHYVRKEFDVCKQLIREQLEETRGMCEYANYVQGLILRQEGKIQESFELFQLCNILNPSSVENIKQMARALFLLGKHRLAVEAYLQAEMKLDKPDWELHHNLGVCYMHLKDHEGAREQLLYALEQNKHHQTFASLAKIYLLENDIPSAINTYRAAIEYFPENAELHTTLGLLFMQIGKYQQAFEHLGTTLTFDPTNTRAILAAGSMMQSHQDFDVALTKYRVAAQSIPESPPLWNNIAMCFFGKKKYVAAISCLKRANYLAPFDWKILYNLGLVHLTMQQYTSAFHFLSAAVNLRPTKGHIFMLLAIALTYLDDEENARQAYEQAVSLEARDPSVCLNYAIFLKNHDDKEGALRMINEFEVRMVKFRQSTGADLDAEVIENGAKLAMLLGVDGSAFHKKSSHTRLRADDEANQEPVQPANEPPCNSPPPNEDEEITANDNLPEASTILPLEHSIDPAETENLDNKMKESELLATSHMHLMDEEPVMPSGEFLEEGNKNKLEEDLF; via the exons ATG GCTGAAGCACCAAGTTCCCCCATGAATCCAGTGGCTGAGACCCCTGAGTCCCACGTGAACGGGATGACCACCACTCTGCCCCCCGGCTCGGCCATCAAGACCAAGACTCGACCCAGGAAAG CACCCGAGCTCCAGACAGTTGAACGACGGAACTGGCTGATCCATCTCCATTACGTCAGGAAGGAATTTGATGTGTGCAAACAACTGATTCGGGAGCAGCTGGAAGAAACACGTGGCATGTGTGAATATGCCAATTATGTCCAG GGTCTGATACTGAGGCAAGAAGGGAAGATTCAAGAGTCATTTGAGTTGTTCCAGCTGTGTAACATCCTCAACCCCAGCAGTGTGGAGAACATCAAGCAGATGGCCAGAGCATT ATTCCTCTTGGGGAAGCACCGGCTTGCAGTGGAGGCGTACCTGCAGGCAGAGATGAAGCTGGACAAGCCTGACTGGGAACTGCACCACAACTTGG GTGTTTGTTACATGCACCTGAAGGACCACGAAGGGGCCAGGGAGCAGCTGCTTTATGCCTTGGAGCAGAACAAGCACCATCAGACCTTTGCCTCACTCGCCAAGATTTACCTGCTAGAGAATGACATCCCTTCTGCCATCAACACTTACCGAGCAGCCATTGA gTATTTCCCAGAAAATGCCGAGTTGCACACTACACTGGGACTGCTGTTCATGCAAATTGGAAAGTATCAGCAAGCTTTTGAACACTTAGGCACCACCCTCACCTTTGATCCTACCAACACCAGAGCCATCCTTGCTGCTGGATCCATGATGCAA AGCCACCAAGATTTTGATGTCGCTCTTACCAAGTACAGAGTGGCAGCACAGTCAATCCCAGAGTCTCCCCCACTCTGGAACAACATTGCCATGTGCTTTTTTGGCAAGAAGAAATATGTAGCT GCAATTAGCTGCTTGAAGAGAGCCAATTATCTAGCACCATTTGACTGGAAAATATTGTACAACCTTGGTCTGGTTCATCTTACCATGCAACAGTACACATCagccttccatttcctctcagCCGCTGTCAACCTGCGGCCCACCAAAGGCCACATCTTCATGCTCCTTGCAA TTGCCCTTACTTACTTGGATGATGAGGAAAATGCACGCCAGGCATACGAGCAAGCCGTGAGTCTGGAGGCTCGGGATCCAAGTGTCTGCCTGAATTATGCCATCTTTCTTAAAAACCATGATGACAAG GAAGGAGCTTTGAGAATGATTAATGAATTTGAAGTGAGAATGGTGAAATTTAGACAATCAACTGGAGCAGATCTAGATGCTGAG GTCATTGAAAATGGAGCAAAACTGGCAATGCTTCTTGGTGTAGATGGATCTGCCTTCCACAAAAAGTCAAGTCATACAAGACTACGCGCTGATGATGAAGCCAACCAGGAACCAGTACAG CCAGCAAATGAGCCCCCATGCAACTCACCACCACCtaatgaggatgaggagattACAGCAAATGACAACCTACCTGAAGCGAGCACCATCTTACCACTGGAGCACAGCATTGATCCAGCAGAAACCGAGAACCTTGACAACAAGATGAAGGAGAGTGAATTGTTGGCCACATCACATATGCACTTAATGGACGAGGAGCCAGTGATGCCCAGTGGGGAGTTCCTtgaggagggaaataaaaataaacttgagGAAGatctattttaa
- the LOC135092249 gene encoding Bardet-Biedl syndrome 4 protein-like isoform X1 translates to MSNNDLGSPIVILLPERLDPNNKAEAPSSPMNPVAETPESHVNGMTTTLPPGSAIKTKTRPRKAPELQTVERRNWLIHLHYVRKEFDVCKQLIREQLEETRGMCEYANYVQGLILRQEGKIQESFELFQLCNILNPSSVENIKQMARALFLLGKHRLAVEAYLQAEMKLDKPDWELHHNLGVCYMHLKDHEGAREQLLYALEQNKHHQTFASLAKIYLLENDIPSAINTYRAAIEYFPENAELHTTLGLLFMQIGKYQQAFEHLGTTLTFDPTNTRAILAAGSMMQSHQDFDVALTKYRVAAQSIPESPPLWNNIAMCFFGKKKYVAAISCLKRANYLAPFDWKILYNLGLVHLTMQQYTSAFHFLSAAVNLRPTKGHIFMLLAIALTYLDDEENARQAYEQAVSLEARDPSVCLNYAIFLKNHDDKEGALRMINEFEVRMVKFRQSTGADLDAEVIENGAKLAMLLGVDGSAFHKKSSHTRLRADDEANQEPVQPANEPPCNSPPPNEDEEITANDNLPEASTILPLEHSIDPAETENLDNKMKESELLATSHMHLMDEEPVMPSGEFLEEGNKNKLEEDLF, encoded by the exons ATGAGTAATAATGATTTGGGGAGTCCAATAGTGATTCTTCTGCCTGAGCGTCTTGATCCAAACAACAAG GCTGAAGCACCAAGTTCCCCCATGAATCCAGTGGCTGAGACCCCTGAGTCCCACGTGAACGGGATGACCACCACTCTGCCCCCCGGCTCGGCCATCAAGACCAAGACTCGACCCAGGAAAG CACCCGAGCTCCAGACAGTTGAACGACGGAACTGGCTGATCCATCTCCATTACGTCAGGAAGGAATTTGATGTGTGCAAACAACTGATTCGGGAGCAGCTGGAAGAAACACGTGGCATGTGTGAATATGCCAATTATGTCCAG GGTCTGATACTGAGGCAAGAAGGGAAGATTCAAGAGTCATTTGAGTTGTTCCAGCTGTGTAACATCCTCAACCCCAGCAGTGTGGAGAACATCAAGCAGATGGCCAGAGCATT ATTCCTCTTGGGGAAGCACCGGCTTGCAGTGGAGGCGTACCTGCAGGCAGAGATGAAGCTGGACAAGCCTGACTGGGAACTGCACCACAACTTGG GTGTTTGTTACATGCACCTGAAGGACCACGAAGGGGCCAGGGAGCAGCTGCTTTATGCCTTGGAGCAGAACAAGCACCATCAGACCTTTGCCTCACTCGCCAAGATTTACCTGCTAGAGAATGACATCCCTTCTGCCATCAACACTTACCGAGCAGCCATTGA gTATTTCCCAGAAAATGCCGAGTTGCACACTACACTGGGACTGCTGTTCATGCAAATTGGAAAGTATCAGCAAGCTTTTGAACACTTAGGCACCACCCTCACCTTTGATCCTACCAACACCAGAGCCATCCTTGCTGCTGGATCCATGATGCAA AGCCACCAAGATTTTGATGTCGCTCTTACCAAGTACAGAGTGGCAGCACAGTCAATCCCAGAGTCTCCCCCACTCTGGAACAACATTGCCATGTGCTTTTTTGGCAAGAAGAAATATGTAGCT GCAATTAGCTGCTTGAAGAGAGCCAATTATCTAGCACCATTTGACTGGAAAATATTGTACAACCTTGGTCTGGTTCATCTTACCATGCAACAGTACACATCagccttccatttcctctcagCCGCTGTCAACCTGCGGCCCACCAAAGGCCACATCTTCATGCTCCTTGCAA TTGCCCTTACTTACTTGGATGATGAGGAAAATGCACGCCAGGCATACGAGCAAGCCGTGAGTCTGGAGGCTCGGGATCCAAGTGTCTGCCTGAATTATGCCATCTTTCTTAAAAACCATGATGACAAG GAAGGAGCTTTGAGAATGATTAATGAATTTGAAGTGAGAATGGTGAAATTTAGACAATCAACTGGAGCAGATCTAGATGCTGAG GTCATTGAAAATGGAGCAAAACTGGCAATGCTTCTTGGTGTAGATGGATCTGCCTTCCACAAAAAGTCAAGTCATACAAGACTACGCGCTGATGATGAAGCCAACCAGGAACCAGTACAG CCAGCAAATGAGCCCCCATGCAACTCACCACCACCtaatgaggatgaggagattACAGCAAATGACAACCTACCTGAAGCGAGCACCATCTTACCACTGGAGCACAGCATTGATCCAGCAGAAACCGAGAACCTTGACAACAAGATGAAGGAGAGTGAATTGTTGGCCACATCACATATGCACTTAATGGACGAGGAGCCAGTGATGCCCAGTGGGGAGTTCCTtgaggagggaaataaaaataaacttgagGAAGatctattttaa
- the LOC135092249 gene encoding Bardet-Biedl syndrome 4 protein-like isoform X3: MNPVAETPESHVNGMTTTLPPGSAIKTKTRPRKAPELQTVERRNWLIHLHYVRKEFDVCKQLIREQLEETRGMCEYANYVQGLILRQEGKIQESFELFQLCNILNPSSVENIKQMARALFLLGKHRLAVEAYLQAEMKLDKPDWELHHNLGVCYMHLKDHEGAREQLLYALEQNKHHQTFASLAKIYLLENDIPSAINTYRAAIEYFPENAELHTTLGLLFMQIGKYQQAFEHLGTTLTFDPTNTRAILAAGSMMQSHQDFDVALTKYRVAAQSIPESPPLWNNIAMCFFGKKKYVAAISCLKRANYLAPFDWKILYNLGLVHLTMQQYTSAFHFLSAAVNLRPTKGHIFMLLAIALTYLDDEENARQAYEQAVSLEARDPSVCLNYAIFLKNHDDKEGALRMINEFEVRMVKFRQSTGADLDAEVIENGAKLAMLLGVDGSAFHKKSSHTRLRADDEANQEPVQPANEPPCNSPPPNEDEEITANDNLPEASTILPLEHSIDPAETENLDNKMKESELLATSHMHLMDEEPVMPSGEFLEEGNKNKLEEDLF; this comes from the exons ATGAATCCAGTGGCTGAGACCCCTGAGTCCCACGTGAACGGGATGACCACCACTCTGCCCCCCGGCTCGGCCATCAAGACCAAGACTCGACCCAGGAAAG CACCCGAGCTCCAGACAGTTGAACGACGGAACTGGCTGATCCATCTCCATTACGTCAGGAAGGAATTTGATGTGTGCAAACAACTGATTCGGGAGCAGCTGGAAGAAACACGTGGCATGTGTGAATATGCCAATTATGTCCAG GGTCTGATACTGAGGCAAGAAGGGAAGATTCAAGAGTCATTTGAGTTGTTCCAGCTGTGTAACATCCTCAACCCCAGCAGTGTGGAGAACATCAAGCAGATGGCCAGAGCATT ATTCCTCTTGGGGAAGCACCGGCTTGCAGTGGAGGCGTACCTGCAGGCAGAGATGAAGCTGGACAAGCCTGACTGGGAACTGCACCACAACTTGG GTGTTTGTTACATGCACCTGAAGGACCACGAAGGGGCCAGGGAGCAGCTGCTTTATGCCTTGGAGCAGAACAAGCACCATCAGACCTTTGCCTCACTCGCCAAGATTTACCTGCTAGAGAATGACATCCCTTCTGCCATCAACACTTACCGAGCAGCCATTGA gTATTTCCCAGAAAATGCCGAGTTGCACACTACACTGGGACTGCTGTTCATGCAAATTGGAAAGTATCAGCAAGCTTTTGAACACTTAGGCACCACCCTCACCTTTGATCCTACCAACACCAGAGCCATCCTTGCTGCTGGATCCATGATGCAA AGCCACCAAGATTTTGATGTCGCTCTTACCAAGTACAGAGTGGCAGCACAGTCAATCCCAGAGTCTCCCCCACTCTGGAACAACATTGCCATGTGCTTTTTTGGCAAGAAGAAATATGTAGCT GCAATTAGCTGCTTGAAGAGAGCCAATTATCTAGCACCATTTGACTGGAAAATATTGTACAACCTTGGTCTGGTTCATCTTACCATGCAACAGTACACATCagccttccatttcctctcagCCGCTGTCAACCTGCGGCCCACCAAAGGCCACATCTTCATGCTCCTTGCAA TTGCCCTTACTTACTTGGATGATGAGGAAAATGCACGCCAGGCATACGAGCAAGCCGTGAGTCTGGAGGCTCGGGATCCAAGTGTCTGCCTGAATTATGCCATCTTTCTTAAAAACCATGATGACAAG GAAGGAGCTTTGAGAATGATTAATGAATTTGAAGTGAGAATGGTGAAATTTAGACAATCAACTGGAGCAGATCTAGATGCTGAG GTCATTGAAAATGGAGCAAAACTGGCAATGCTTCTTGGTGTAGATGGATCTGCCTTCCACAAAAAGTCAAGTCATACAAGACTACGCGCTGATGATGAAGCCAACCAGGAACCAGTACAG CCAGCAAATGAGCCCCCATGCAACTCACCACCACCtaatgaggatgaggagattACAGCAAATGACAACCTACCTGAAGCGAGCACCATCTTACCACTGGAGCACAGCATTGATCCAGCAGAAACCGAGAACCTTGACAACAAGATGAAGGAGAGTGAATTGTTGGCCACATCACATATGCACTTAATGGACGAGGAGCCAGTGATGCCCAGTGGGGAGTTCCTtgaggagggaaataaaaataaacttgagGAAGatctattttaa
- the LOC135092287 gene encoding glycosyltransferase 25 family member-like: MASFSVLSQAICLIFLVSCEFWSQGAGNQDEIKDPTVSVVLLARNKEHVLPYFLTLFERLNYPKKRMALYIRSDHNADLTIPILEEWLAHNKQNYHYIDTKLDKHSPKSYPGDEEGTEWNNERFTKVMELKEELLDKARHSWADYVWFLDMDVFLTNRDILLKMLSEEKAIVAPMLNSLGTYSNYWGGMTEDYWYTRSDDYIPILDRKQKGCFDVPMVHSCVLVDLTRVASDNLTFIPKNLPGYKGPHDDIIAFAISAKNTRLPMHVCNSEIYGFIPPPLEDGQGLHIDMKQLLSIKLEVLVQHPPLPISKLLAKYIPPLPKIDNVGFDQIYLINLARRIERRDRMFQSFRELGLKVKLFEAVDGKQLNDSYLRELGVKQMVGYKDPWSKRDMTFGEIGCFLSHYFIWVDIVNNGYNKVLLFEDDIRFEPYFKEKLKVMREEADSLLDWDLIYLGRKKMKSADEPWVEDSETLVHVDYSYWTLCYAITLQGAQKLLAAHPLSQLVPVDEYIPIMFNKHPETEWMEKFPMRNLNAYSVAPLYVFPTHYTGEDGYISDTEESPIIVEDAVAPSAMSPSLGGKGLELEIGFNGLAKDEL; encoded by the exons ATGGCTAGTTTTTCAGTATTATCACAAGCCATTTGCCTCATCTTCCTTGTCAGTTGTGAATTTTGGTCTCAAGGAGCTGGGAATCAAGATGAAATCAAGGATCCAACCGTTTCTGTGGTGCTTTTGGCGCGAAATAAAGAACATGTCCTCCCCTACTTCCTGACACTATTCGAGCGCCTCAACTATCCCAAGAAGAGAATGGCACTCTATATTAGGTCAGACCACAACGCAGACCTGACCATCCCCATACTGGAAGAATGGCTGGCACACAACAAACAGAACTACCATTATATCGACACCAAACTGGATAAGCATTCTCCAAAATCTTACccaggagatgaggaaggaaccGAGTGGAATAATGAAAGATTCACCAAAGTCATGGAGCTCAAGGAGGAGCTGCTGGACAAAGCCAGGCACTCATGGGCGGACTATGTATGGTTTTTAGATATGGACGTGTTCTTGACCAACAGAGATATTCTTCTGAAGATGCTGAGTGAGGAGAAGGCTATAGTGGCGCCAATGTTGAATTCTCTGGGCACCTACAGCAACTACTGGGGAGGGATGACCGAGGACTACTGGTATACTCGCTCGGATGACTACATACCAATACTGGACCGCAAACAGAAGGGATGTTTTGACGTTCCTATGGTGCACTCTTGTGTGTTAGTGGACCTAACACGTGTGGCCTCGGATAACCTCACATTTATTCCAAAAAATCTCCCGGGTTACAAAGGGCCCCATGATGATATAATTGCTTTTGCTATCTCAGCCAAAAATACCAGGCTTCCCATGCATGTGTGTAACTCAGAAATTTATGGCTTTATACCGCCTCCCCTTGAGGATGGCCAGGGTCTGCATATTGACATGAAGCAGCTCCTGAGTATAAAGCTTGAAGTGTTAGTACAACATCCTCCACTACCCATATCTAAACTGCTTGCCAAATATATTCCTCCACTACCCAAGATTGACAATGTTGGCTTTGACCAAATCTACCTGATCAATCTAGCAAGGAGGATCGAAAGACGGGATCGAATGTTCCAGTCATTTAGAGAGCTGGGGCTGAAGGTGAAATTGTTTGAGGCGGTGGATGGCAAGCAGCTGAATGACAGTTACCTGAGGGAGCTGGGAGTGAAGCAGATGGTGGGATACAAGGATCCTTGGTCCAAGAGAGACATGACCTTTGGGGAAATTGGATGTTTCTTGAGCCATTACTTCATTTGGGTGGATATAGTCAACAATGGCTATAACAAG GTGTTGCTGTTTGAAGACGACATTCGCTTTGAGCCATACTTCAAGGAGAAGCTGAaggtgatgagggaggaggcTGACTCACTGCTGGACTGGGATTTAATCTACCTTGGccggaagaaaatgaagagtgcGGATGAACCTTGG GTGGAGGACTCAGAGACTTTGGTGCATGTGGATTACTCGTACTGGACACTGTGCTACGCCATCACTCTGCAAGGGGCACAGAAACTCCTGGCCGCCCACCCGCTCAGCCAATTGGTGCCAGTCGATGAGTACATTCCCATCATGTTCAACAAGCATCCGGAG acGGAATGGATGGAGAAATTTCCTATGCGGAACCTGAATGCATACTCCGTGGCCCCACTGTATGTGTTCCCGACCCACTACACAGGCGAGGATGGATACATCAGTGACACGGAGGAGTCACCCATCATAGTAGAGGATGCAGTGGCCCCATCTGCAATGTCCCCAAGTCTTGGTGGGAAAGGTCTGGAGTTAGAGATTGGGTTTAATGGACTTGCTAAAGATGAGCTGTAG